A single window of Ananas comosus cultivar F153 linkage group 19, ASM154086v1, whole genome shotgun sequence DNA harbors:
- the LOC109725223 gene encoding zinc finger and SCAN domain-containing protein 20-like: MEREASNIRSSSSSGAGEPFSSAASYRCCICKKAFKTEKALCGHMRTHPKSWRGVKPPTAEQQGRDVKESAAAEESIPVRKLVPINQRAEDGEVIMKDGFNQPANISVVAAGAEAGVAAGAIIAARNGTVPDVKKGTSSKKKGSSGSSAAGGSGPHTCEKCGRTFATGQSLGGHMRKHYEGPLIIINKKRAREQREETPAPAAERKVVRMVSYFNGPFLESHNPALLSQSEQASDAGDYGRGNEACRLHNFFPNVLAEPEAEPESAPQPEPETKGDDGDDDELLSLRLGRTWSGV, from the coding sequence ATGGAGAGAGAGGCTTCCAATATtcggagcagcagcagcagcggcgctGGTGAACCCTTCTCATCTGCCGCTTCGTACAGGTGCTGTATCTGCAAGAAGGCCTTCAAGACGGAGAAGGCGCTGTGCGGGCACATGCGGACCCACCCGAAGTCCTGGAGAGGAGTGAAGCCACCCACGGCAGAGCAGCAAGGTCGTGATGTTAAAGAATCCGCCGCAGCAGAAGAGAGCATCCCTGTTCGAAAATTGGTTCCAATCAATCAACGCGCCGAGGATGGGGAAGTTATCATGAAAGACGGGTTCAATCAACCAGCGAACATCAGCGTCGTCGCTGCAGGGGCAGAGGCAGGGGTGGCGGCGGGCGCGATCATCGCTGCGCGCAATGGAACAGTGCCTGACGTGAAAAAGGGAACGAGCTCGAAAAAGAAGGGGAGCAGTGGCAGCTCTGCCGCAGGCGGCAGCGGGCCCCACACATGCGAGAAGTGCGGGAGGACGTTCGCGACGGGGCAGTCGCTCGGCGGCCACATGAGGAAGCACTACGAGGGCCCGCTGATTATTATAAACAAGAAAAGAGCTCGCGAGCAGCGAGAGGAAACGCCCGCCCCGGCAGCTGAGCGCAAAGTAGTGAGGATGGTGAGTTACTTCAATGGGCCTTTTTTGGAATCGCATAATCCTGCGCTTCTGTCGCAATCCGAGCAAGCGAGCGACGCTGGTGATTATGGGAGAGGCAACGAAGCCTGCCGTCTGCACAACTTCTTCCCTAATGTGCTGGCAGAGCCAGAGGCGGAGCCTGAGAGCGCGCCGCAGCCGGAACCGGAAACGAAAGGTGATGATGGCGACGATGACGAATTGCTCTCCTTGCGACTTGGTCGGACATGGAGTggtgtttaa